In one window of Mytilus galloprovincialis chromosome 6, xbMytGall1.hap1.1, whole genome shotgun sequence DNA:
- the LOC143080697 gene encoding uncharacterized protein LOC143080697, with amino-acid sequence MEDDKKSKHSSDEGGENDEGIFSNEDGAISITKEKPRANSKPCVENIQITGRLNCRVSTETLHLDTERSPINISRVNSMEMFMTSPTSNDGVSIGKADCVQINLNPEAGRGERNDWSSNIYQAINKPMHEMFVKTQHYNEAREKLETHRIVVISGSIGTGKSFLARKLISEKIEEGYQLKSVESLFKWRTYGKQIVLLDDVFSKPCTFSRKSLELKSLLKTIQLYLEPDDETGKTVLLIITIRPDVLVVLKEDKSLDILQNVEYQVDLTQPIPFAEKLEILRTHEKKYSKSEKITDDCANDICKVKCPCFPICVKLFFQQDDLFQKGSRFFENPVRIIQSEISQMYKDDREVFAFLIMLILNDGEINDSCLGTDACIAHIDPLLGILRCRNDELVQIMNECLDRIPDLYVTRGNNKIKIQHDCIFQAICVSFSKILPMPCLKYLPFEFITERVRVETDQRIDEHIIIPSRFYVSLAERFLNEIELGCIRHVCGHQAMFSPVFLAIFSDCLQKLQETDKMKYFRILQSTEQEKDHGCLWNGCLLYWATAVDNNKLCSKLLLKNFYQTVKEVDSLFVKVQASATFVLASLFRYKQILLQRLQDLGGDINSSVHEERKMQTYGCDYCITQDTHGMTVLQASIFGELTVNKDTVRYLLENKAHFREDITVYRTLSKAVQIEDETLVRLFLAYQADVNSIDLNGNSALFYAVKTDNLAIAQILLANKYQKNNSYHLMNHVKSVQMASLLLESHDINTPDISGKIPLHYAFNEELVNFFFRNGSPVDKKDSAGRSPLFYSKTGAIALALISHNANITLLDSEGKNVAHFLQDTCVLSAIMNKMNEEGKNEVLNSTDKDGRTPIFYCSNENNQNKLEFLLKHGALVNKKCEKYNLRNSLGNDFCIETIEDQGLGQLIYTESFPCHDSTGENIRLLPKASVRQIYTQNWIAFSTKILFLPRHSFAVTPESYPEESDVCAQISDDRHSELTVCSSNIETGNKQAHPTEKSEETNIHTKGDCTVAMNLIASGKFDIQILTTLNSYGVDWMEVDDHGNNVLHYLLLPQNEGNRTNVILVMEGIISKVSKVHLRKFINGKDDNNNTPLHLACLCRLTNKLGKKERIGVIKLLLQLGADVNDINSWNQTPLNCLLNCRCRSFELASILIKGMSKISINIPCQGGWSPLQTLLSIQDCDKYFLEDAKRILESLLEAGANLEETLSNPKCLSKYINPFLFEFLLQKYSCRISDEIQEKMVTILDQAESIPNTWTILAIISKVKVLSVDTFISKLATMQANDKFIKHTILKLCSQDLSNALVNKVVQWLFQSDKNLDYQDVNGNTYLINAVRYYLNDFKGLLEIMTFLLQKGANPNIKNSKNETVVYHLILSNGFDENVKKGLELLSNYGTNIDCGQPFIWAAKSHKLRTKVIQILPGSVSPDDEDEIGNAFHHLVKSYSHGIDVGLTSIKEFYAKGVEINSKNKDGETPLHMAVRLNVRKDIVLQLLSHNANVNRKNKEGQTPMHYILLYLDVNEIFLFNEFIRYGGDLSLIDTFGRNYLHYAVLAMRPDTLKILSIILQRNICDINAKNCFGKSILHTVCKINCRYHYISEVATSSYHLEVSDNEWCAGLRIHALRLLINFNGNIDITNSKGRSVMHILVIQYDYFMKQKKRDSLKHLHSIIGMIKLLISRKINLQIKDKNGKTVTDYLKEFCLTDLRNFFEGHISSHQLKEMVTSEVLYIR; translated from the exons ATGGAAGACGACAAAAAGTCCAAGCATTCTTCAGACGAAGGAGGTGAAAACGATGAGGGTATCTTCTCCAACGAAGATGGAGCAATATCAATTACGAAGGAAAAACCACGTGCCAACTCTAAACCATGTGtagaaaatattcaaataacTGGCAGGTTAAATTGTAGGGTGTCCACTGAAACATTGCATTTAGATACTGAGAGATCACCAATTAATATATCAAGAGTGAACAGCATGGAAATGTTTATGACTTCACCGACGAGCAACGATG GGGTATCTATTGGAAAAGCTGATTGTGTACAAATAAACCTCAACCCTGAAGCAGGAAGAGGCGAAAGAA atgACTGGTCATCAAACATTTATCAAGCAATCAATAAACCGatgcatgaaatgtttgttaAAACACAGCATTATAATGAGGCAAGAGAAAAGTTAGAGACCCATAGAATAGTTGTTATATCTGGATCTATAGGAACAGGAAAATCGTTTCTAGCACGAAAACTTATCTCTGAAAAAATTGAAGAAGGATATCAATTAAAGTCTGTCGAATCACTGTTCAAATGGCGAACTTACGGAAAACAGATCGTCTTACTAGATGATGTATTTTCAAAACCATGTACTTTCAGTAGAAAGTCTTTAGAATTGAAATCTTTATTGAAAACGATACAATTATACCTTGAACCAGATGACGAGACAGGCAAAACGGTTCTCCTTATCATTACAATTCGACCTGATGTTCTGGTAGTGTTGAAAGAAGATAAAAGTCTGGATATATTACAAAATGTGGAATATCAAGTAGATCTGACGCAACCAATTCCATTTGCCGAAAAATTAGAAATTCTTAGAACACACGAGAAAAAATATTCCAAATCTGAAAAGATCACTGACGACTGTGCTAATGATATTTGCAAGGTTAAATGTCCTTGTTTTCCTATTTGCGTAAAACTATTCTTCCAACAAGATGACTTGTTTCAAAAGGGAAGCCGCTTTTTCGAAAATCCGGTCCGAATTATACAATCAGAGATTAGCCAAATGTATAAAGACGACCGTGAAGTATTTGCCTTTCTAATCATGTTAATATTGAACGACGGAGAAATAAATGATTCGTGTCTCGGAACTGATGCATGTATAGCACATATAGATCCATTGCTAGGGATTTTACGATGCAGAAACGATGAACTTGTCCAGATTATGAACGAATGTTTAGATAGAATTCCAGATCTTTATGTGACCAGGggaaataataaaatcaaaattcaacACGATTGCATATTTCAAGCAATAtgtgtatcattttcaaaaatattaccAATGCcttgtttgaaatatttgccatttgaATTTATCACCGAACGGGTACGAGTCGAGACAGACCAACGTATAGACGAACATATAATCATTCCATCTAGGTTTTATGTTTCCTTAGCGGAAAGATTTTTGAACGAAATTGAGCTTGGGTGTATTCGACATGTTTGTGGGCATCAGGCTATGTTTTCCCCTGTTTTCCTAGCAATATTTTCTGATTGTCTTCAAAAGCTTCAGGAAAcagacaaaatgaaatatttccgAATTTTACAATCAACAGAACAAGAAAAAGACCATGGTTGTCTATGGAATGGTTGCCTGCTATACTGGGCTACTGCAGTAGACAATAACAAGTTGTGTTCAAAATTGCTTCTGAAAAATTTCTATCAAACAGTGAAAGAAGTGGATTCGTTATTTGTGAAAGTACAAGCATCAGCAACGTTTGTGCTTGCATCATTGTTTAGGTACAAACAAATACTGTTACAACGTTTGCAAGACTTAGGAGGGGATATAAATAGCTCGGTACATGAGGAAAGAAAAATGCAAACTTACGGCTGTGACTACTGTATAACACAAGATACACATGGTATGACTGTTCTTCAAGCCTCAATATTTGGCGAGCTAACCGTAAATAAGGACACTGTTCGGTATCTTCTAGAAAACAAGGCTCATTTTCGTGAAGATATCACTGTGTATAGAACACTAAGTAAAGCAGTTCAAATAGAGGATGAGACACTAGTAAGACTCTTTCTCGCTTATCAAGCCGATGTCAACTCGATAGATTTAAATGGCAACTCTGCACTATTTTATGCTGTGAAAACAGATAATCTTGCCATTGCGCAAATACTTCTAGCTAACAAATATCAGAAAAACAACTCATACCATTTAATGAATCATGTTAAAAGCGTGCAAATGGCTAGCTTGCTTTTGGAAAGCCATGATATAAACACTCCTGACATAAGTGGGAAGATTCCACTGCATTATGCATTTAATGAAGAATTAGTAAATTTCTTTTTTAGAAATGGATCACCAGTTGACAAAAAAGACAGCGCTGGGAGATCGCCTCTGTTTTATTCAAAAACAGGAGCGATAGCGCTTGCATTAATTTCTCATAACGCAAACATTACATTACTTGACTCAGAAGGCAAAAATGTTGCCCATTTTTTACAAGATACATGTGTACTTTCCGCCATTATGAATAAAATGAATGAGGAAGGGAAAAATGAAGTTTTGAATAGCACAGATAAGGACGGACGTACACCAATCTTCTATTGTTCAAATGAgaataatcaaaataaattggAATTTCTTTTGAAACACGGAGCATTAGTAAACAAAAAATGTGAGAAGTATAATCTACGTAATTCTTTGGGTAATGATTTTTGTATCGAAACAATTGAAGATCAAGGCTTAGGACAACTAATCTACACGGAATCGTTTCCTTGTCATGATTCAACTGGAGAAAATATTCGTTTATTACCAAAGGCAAGTGTCCGTCAAATATATACTCAGAACTGGATTGCTTTTTCGACAAAGATTCTCTTTTTACCCCGTCATTCTTTTGCAGTCACACCAGAAAGTTATCCAGAAGAGTCTGACGTATGTGCTCAGATTTCGGATGATCGACATAGTGAACTGACGGTATGCTCCTCAAATATCGAAACAGGAAATAAACAAGCACATCCAACGGAAAAATCAGAGGAGACAAACATTCACACTAAAGGAGACTGCACAGTGGCAATGAATCTTATAGCATCTGGTAAATTCGATATCCAAATTCTCACTACTCTGAATTCGTATGGAGTGGACTGGATGGAAGTTGATGATCACGGGAATAATGTTCTTCACTACCTTCTTTTACCTCAAAATGAGGGAAACCGAACAAATGTTATATTGGTTATGGAGGGAATAATTTCTAAAGTAAGCAAAGTGCACTTACGGAAATTTATAAACGGTAAAGATGACAACAATAACACACCTCTTCATCTCGCCTGCTTGTGTCGACTTACGAACAAGTTGGGAAAGAAGGAGAGAATAGGAGTAATCAAATTACTTTTACAGTTAGGTGCAGATGTAAATGATATTAATTCGTGGAATCAGACACCTTTGAATTGTTTACTCAATTGTAGATGTAGGTCGTTTGAATTAGCATCGATACTTATAAAAGGAATGTCTAAAATAAGTATAAACATTCCATGCCAAGGTGGTTGGTCGCCATTACAAACATTATTATCAATTCAAGATtgtgataaatattttttggaagatGCCAAACGAATTCTAGAGTCACTACTCGAGGCAGGGGCAAATTTAGAAGAAACGCTTTCAAATCCAAAATGTTTATCGAAGTATATCAATCCTTTTTTATTCGAATTTCTTCTTCAGAAATATTCATGTCGCATATCTGACGAAATACAAGAGAAAATGGTCACTATTTTAGATCAAGCTGAATCTATACCAAACACATGGACAATTTTGGCTATTATTTCGAAAGTTAAGGTTCTAAGCGTTGATACATTTATCAGTAAATTAGCTACAATGCAAGCAAATGACAAGTTTATAAAGCATACAATACTGAAGCTATGCTCTCAAGATCTCAGCAACGCTCTGGTCAACAAGGTTGTACAATGGCTGTTTCAAAGTGATAAGAATCTTGATTACCAAGATGTAAATGGAAACACATACTTAATAAACGCAGTAAGATATTATTTGAATGACTTTAAAGGACTGTTAGAAATTATGACATTTTTACTACAGAAGGGTGCAAATCCAAATATAAAAAACAGCAAAAACGAAACTGTCGTTTACCATCTCATTTTGTCTAATGGTTTTGACGAAAACGTCAAAAAAGGACTTGAATTGCTTTCGAATTACGGAACCAATATAGATTGCGGTCAACCTTTTATATGGGCAGCGAAATCACACAAACTGCGTACGAAAGTCATTCAAATTTTACCGGGTAGTGTAAGTCCTGATGATGAGGACGAAATAGGTAACGCATTCCATCATTTAGTAAAGTCATACTCACACGGGATAGATGTAGGTTTAACCTCAATCAAAGAATTTTATGCCAAAGGTGTAGAAATTAATAGCAAGAATAAAGATGGCGAGACCCCACTGCATATGGCTGTTCGCTTGAATGTCCGAAAAGATATTGTTTTACAGCTGCTCAGTCATAATGCTAACGTCAACAGAAAGAATAAGGAAGGGCAAACTCCGATGCATTACATATTGCTTTATTTAGAtgtcaatgaaatatttttattcaacGAATTTATACGTTATGGTGGGGATTTGTCATTAATCGACACCTTTGGCCGAAATTATTTACACTATGCAGTTTTAGCAATGAGACCTGACACACTGAAAATTTTGTCTATCATTCTACAGAGAAACATATGCGACATCAATGCAAAAAATTGTTTTGGAAAAAGCATCTTGCACACAGTTTGCAAAATAAACTGCCGATATCACTATATAAGTGAAGTTGCAACGAGTAGTTATCATCTTGAAGTTTCGGATAACGAGTGGTGTGCCGGATTAAGAATCCATGCCTTACGACtcttaatcaattttaatggCAACATTGACATTACTAATTCAAAAGGACGTAGCGTTATGCATATTCTAGTAATTCAGTACGattattttatgaaacaaaagaaaagggATAGTTTAAAACATTTGCATAGTATAATAGGAATGATTAAACTCCTTATATCACGAAAAATAAATCTTCAAATTAAGGACAAAAATGGAAAAACGGTGACGGACTATTTAAAGGAATTCTGCCTCACAGACCTTAGAAACTTTTTTGAAGGACACATTTCTTCCCATCAACTGAAAGAGATGGTGACATCAGAAGTATTGTATATTCGTTAA